Proteins encoded together in one Thermococcus barophilus MP window:
- the udp gene encoding uridine phosphorylase, with protein MEMKFVSADRPQTEEGYQYHIACKPGDVARYVLLPGDPERVPKISALWDEAKEIAFHREYRTHTGKYKGIPISVTSTGIGGPSTAIAIEELAAIGADTFIRVGSTGAIQPGIEIGDLIIAKAAVRLEGTSKQYVRIEYPASADYEVTLALIEAAETLGVRYHVGITASTDSFYVGQARPGLNGYFPSFAKHLIDDLRQAKVTNFEMEAATLFTLANIYGLRAGCVCAVFANRVTNEFGKAGEKEAALVASEAVKILAEWDEEKEKKGKKYWFPSLRKL; from the coding sequence AGACCCCAAACCGAAGAAGGGTACCAGTACCATATAGCCTGCAAGCCAGGGGATGTGGCAAGATACGTTCTATTGCCTGGAGATCCAGAGAGGGTGCCTAAAATAAGTGCCCTGTGGGATGAGGCGAAGGAAATAGCCTTCCACAGGGAGTATCGGACTCATACTGGAAAATACAAGGGAATCCCAATAAGTGTAACTTCAACGGGGATTGGAGGGCCTTCTACGGCAATAGCAATTGAAGAATTGGCAGCTATAGGGGCTGACACCTTCATAAGGGTCGGTTCAACTGGAGCAATTCAGCCAGGAATAGAGATTGGTGACTTGATCATTGCAAAAGCTGCCGTTAGGCTGGAGGGAACATCAAAGCAGTACGTTAGGATTGAATATCCAGCGAGTGCAGATTATGAGGTGACCTTAGCATTGATTGAAGCCGCTGAGACGTTGGGAGTTCGCTATCATGTGGGAATTACAGCATCAACTGACAGCTTCTATGTTGGTCAGGCAAGACCTGGGTTAAATGGATATTTCCCAAGCTTTGCAAAGCATCTGATTGATGATCTGAGACAGGCAAAAGTCACGAACTTTGAGATGGAAGCCGCGACACTCTTTACATTGGCTAACATCTACGGTCTTAGAGCTGGCTGTGTATGTGCGGTCTTTGCGAATAGAGTTACCAATGAGTTCGGGAAAGCTGGAGAGAAAGAGGCGGCATTAGTTGCAAGTGAAGCCGTAAAAATTTTGGCGGAGTGGGATGAAGAGAAGGAGAAAAAAGGAAAGAAGTACTGGTTCCCAAGCTTGAGGAAGCTTTAG
- the mtnP gene encoding S-methyl-5'-thioadenosine phosphorylase gives MVRIAIIGGSGVYDPKLLENIREEEINTPYGKIKVKIGTYKGEEIAFLARHGEKHSVPPHKINYRANIWGLYELGVERILATSAVGSLNKAMKPGDFVILDQLMDFTKNRVYTFYDGEDSPHDRKFVAHIDFTDPYCPEIRNALIRAAKELGFSYHPKGTYACMEGPRFETRAEIRALRILGADVVGMTQCPEAILARELEMCYSSVAIVTNFAAGISSQKLTHTEVVELMAKKSEEIKYLLMKAIEYIPKERRCMCKDALKGATGD, from the coding sequence ATGGTAAGGATAGCAATTATTGGAGGTTCTGGAGTCTATGATCCCAAGCTTTTAGAGAATATAAGAGAGGAGGAAATAAACACCCCCTACGGAAAGATCAAAGTGAAAATAGGGACATATAAAGGCGAAGAAATAGCCTTTTTAGCAAGACACGGAGAAAAACACAGCGTTCCCCCCCATAAGATAAACTACCGTGCAAATATCTGGGGGCTATATGAACTCGGTGTTGAAAGAATTTTAGCAACTTCAGCTGTGGGCTCATTGAATAAAGCTATGAAGCCCGGAGACTTCGTGATTCTTGACCAGCTTATGGACTTTACAAAAAACAGAGTGTACACGTTCTATGATGGAGAAGATTCACCACATGACAGGAAATTTGTTGCCCATATAGACTTTACTGACCCATACTGTCCAGAGATCAGGAATGCCCTTATTAGAGCAGCAAAGGAGCTCGGATTCAGCTACCACCCAAAGGGCACTTATGCTTGTATGGAAGGACCAAGGTTTGAGACAAGAGCTGAAATCAGAGCATTAAGGATTTTAGGGGCAGATGTCGTTGGAATGACCCAATGTCCAGAGGCAATTTTAGCAAGGGAGCTTGAGATGTGTTATTCAAGTGTTGCAATAGTTACAAACTTTGCTGCAGGAATAAGCTCCCAAAAGCTGACTCACACAGAAGTAGTCGAGCTGATGGCCAAGAAGAGCGAGGAGATAAAGTATCTTCTTATGAAGGCGATCGAATACATACCAAAGGAAAGGAGATGCATGTGCAAAGATGCCCTAAAAGGTGCTACGGGAGACTGA
- a CDS encoding tetratricopeptide repeat protein, whose product MTKVDVAGEVLKLTSMIRDPYFRAISYARIGYQLFLLRDNRYKKAFTKAVETVKMIEDPIVMIKTLIEIGKYLRKAKIAAAVKVFHQAFEMTKAIPNPVHDELIESIVNTLIELKMHDEALMYTSEIKDKIRKNEMLLRLLISYINTGKVRKAYSILEIIDEEPWYSIAAVELLKTHLKREEFGSAMKILQSLRSKYWINEAMKEIAIHLKNYGAPRATFEKFVDAALTMADELSFDALRNLLVGFGSSGEIDSVIKIIKKMPPAERIKTLKEISAKIIEDEELLRILMIKIGREEFIPVAKFLLTKLLEKPDKKYIKVVETIGARTGNEAILVKVVTFLAKVGEYNKALHFAHRVTDSHLRSLAFGSIAVNLLKEGDIDRAIDTALEVKDPKWGSWLLGELLVKILELAKSKEVEDDLEKRANEQKTLWEK is encoded by the coding sequence GGTAGATGTTGCAGGTGAAGTTCTCAAACTCACATCAATGATAAGGGATCCCTATTTTCGCGCTATTTCCTATGCTCGGATTGGGTACCAGCTGTTCCTGCTCAGGGACAACAGATACAAAAAAGCATTTACCAAGGCTGTTGAAACTGTAAAAATGATTGAAGATCCAATCGTAATGATAAAAACGCTTATAGAAATCGGCAAATATTTAAGGAAAGCTAAGATCGCAGCAGCTGTTAAAGTCTTTCATCAAGCATTTGAGATGACAAAGGCAATTCCAAACCCGGTGCATGACGAACTCATTGAGAGCATAGTTAACACATTAATAGAGCTTAAAATGCACGATGAAGCCCTCATGTACACCTCTGAAATAAAGGATAAAATCAGAAAAAATGAAATGCTCCTCAGACTGCTAATCTCCTACATAAATACTGGAAAAGTTAGAAAAGCATATTCAATTCTCGAAATCATAGATGAGGAACCATGGTACTCAATAGCAGCCGTTGAACTTCTCAAGACACATTTAAAGAGGGAAGAATTTGGGAGTGCTATGAAAATATTGCAGAGTTTAAGAAGTAAATACTGGATAAACGAAGCGATGAAGGAAATTGCCATCCATCTAAAAAACTACGGGGCACCAAGGGCTACTTTTGAAAAATTTGTTGATGCTGCACTGACCATGGCAGATGAACTTAGCTTTGATGCCCTTAGAAACTTGCTTGTAGGCTTTGGCAGTTCGGGAGAGATAGATTCTGTTATCAAAATTATCAAAAAGATGCCTCCCGCAGAGAGAATTAAAACCTTGAAGGAAATTTCAGCCAAGATTATAGAGGATGAAGAATTGCTAAGGATATTGATGATTAAAATCGGCAGGGAAGAGTTTATCCCAGTAGCGAAGTTTCTGCTTACAAAATTATTAGAAAAGCCCGACAAAAAATATATCAAGGTTGTTGAAACTATTGGAGCAAGGACAGGAAACGAAGCCATTCTTGTGAAAGTAGTGACATTCTTAGCAAAAGTCGGAGAGTATAACAAAGCTCTCCATTTTGCCCATAGAGTAACGGACAGCCATTTGCGTTCCTTAGCATTTGGTAGCATAGCTGTGAATCTGCTCAAAGAGGGGGATATCGACAGGGCTATTGACACAGCATTGGAAGTTAAAGACCCCAAATGGGGTTCATGGCTCCTTGGAGAGTTGCTTGTGAAGATATTAGAACTTGCTAAAAGCAAAGAGGTTGAGGATGATTTAGAAAAAAGAGCTAATGAACAGAAAACACTGTGGGAAAAGTAG